The Tenrec ecaudatus isolate mTenEca1 chromosome 7, mTenEca1.hap1, whole genome shotgun sequence genome window below encodes:
- the LOC142453553 gene encoding glutathione S-transferase A4-like isoform X2: MTAKPKLYYFRGRGRMESIRWLLAGAGVEFEEEFLEKKEQYEKLVNDGRLLFGQVPLVEMDGMELTQTRAILSYVAAKFNLYGKDLRDRVRIDMYVDGTLDLMMMVALLHFKNPEEKEETIDLIVKKAKTRYLPVFEKVLKDHGEDFLVGNKFSWADIQLLEAILTVEELSASVLSDFPLLKAFKTRISNIPTIKKFLQPGSQRKPVPDQHYVDTVRHILQF, translated from the exons ATGACGGCCAAACCCAAGCTCTATTACTTTCGCGGCAGAGGCAGAATGGAGTCCATCCGCTGGCTGCTGGCTGGAGCTGGGGTGGAG TTTGAAGAAGAATTTcttgaaaaaaaagaacaatatgAAAAGTTGGTGAATG ATGGCCGCCTGCTGTTCGGCCAAGTGCCTTTGGTTGAGATGGACGGGATGGAGCTGACACAGACCCGAGCCATCCTTAGCTACGTGGCTGCCAAGTTCAACTTGTATGGGAAGGATCTGAGGGACAGAGTCAG GATTGATATGTATGTCGACGGCACCCTGGACCTGATGATGATGGTCGCATTGCTTCACTTCAAAAACCCAGAGGAAAAGGAGGAGACTATTGATTTAATCGTGAAGAAAGCGAAAACCCGTTACTTGCCCGTCTTTGAAAAG GTTTTGAAAGACCACGGAGAGGATTTTCTTGTTGGCAACAAATTCAGCTGGGCGGACATACAACTGTTAGAAGCTATTTTAACGGTGGAAGAACTCAGTGCTTCTGTTCTTTCTGACTTCCCTCTGCTAAAG GCGTTTAAAACGAGGATCAGCAACATTCCTACAATTAAGAAGTTCCTGCAGCCGGGGAGTCAGAGGAAGCCGGTCCCCGATCAGCATTATGTTGACACCGTCAGGCACATCTTGCAGTTCTGA